One window from the genome of Hydractinia symbiolongicarpus strain clone_291-10 chromosome 1, HSymV2.1, whole genome shotgun sequence encodes:
- the LOC130640366 gene encoding uncharacterized protein LOC130640366, which produces MKIAIEGCAHGELNKIYESVHYIEKREGIKIDLLICCGDFQSVRNHEDMISMAVPPKYREMKDFPDYYTGKRKAPVLTLFIGGNHEAARYLWELPYGGWVAENIFYLGFAGVVNFAGLRIGGLSGIFKHKDFYKGHFEIPPFSEDTKRSFYHVRSSDVAKLKLLVDDPFDIFLSHDWPKRIYHYGDSEQLIRFKPFLKDEINSNSLGSEAAEELLKSLKPTYWFSGHMHAKFSAIVEHSTGGRTKFLALDKCLPRRNFLQIIDVDQTQQEEIPSLRYDKQWVCVLRATKDIFSKSNKQTFLTELSEDYKPNSTSIAEVEELCDGDFSILPFSRSVDGRNEQTSLFCERFQLYNPCSTKSAIVNNASGSSRFASTNQRRLSLPKPVNFEESKPKLQSTLDDEDDFSELTNPNISSNPDEINISGDETSSSDSGVTNDDNNDCDMTKASFIETPYKTTDDSTSVDCKESGIADVSSGEGCSESTCGTDDKDSCGETPIPKKKFKLVRRNQEIYTPSDGME; this is translated from the coding sequence ATGAAGATTGCCATTGAAGGGTGTGCGCACGGCGAATTGAACAAGATCTACGAAAGTGTCCATTACATCGAGAAGCGTGAAGGCATAAAAATCGATCTCTTAATCTGCTGCGGTGACTTCCAATCTGTTCGCAATCATGAAGATATGATCAGCATGGCGGTCCCACCCAAGTACAGGGAGATGAAAGATTTCCCAGATTACTACACTGGCAAGCGAAAAGCCCCTGTGTTAACCCTGTTCATTGGTGGTAACCACGAAGCCGCCCGATATTTATGGGAACTCCCATACGGCGGGTGGGTggcagaaaatatattttacttagGCTTTGCTGGGGTTGTAAATTTTGCAGGGCTAAGAATTGGAGGTTTATCTGGCATCTTTAAACATAAGGATTTCTATAAAGGCCACTTCGAAATACCGCCTTTTAGCGAAGACACTAAACGCTCCTTCTATCACGTTCGAAGTTCTGATGTTGCTAAGCTTAAGTTGTTAGTCGATGATCCCTTTGATATATTTCTTAGTCATGATTGGCCTAAAAGAATATATCACTATGGCGATAGTGAACAGTTGATTAGGTTCAAACCTTTTTTGAAAGACGAAATCAATAGTAATTCTTTAGGTAGCGAAGCTGCTGAGGAATTGCTGAAGTCGTTGAAGCCCACCTATTGGTTCTCTGGACACATGCATGCAAAGTTCTCTGCTATTGTGGAGCATTCAACTGGAGGAAGAACAAAATTTTTGGCATTGGATAAATGCTTGCCGAGGCGAAATTTCCTGCAGATAATTGACGTTGATCAAACTCAACAGGAAGAAATTCCTAGTCTACGCTACGATAAACAATGGGTGTGTGTGTTGCGCGCCACCAAAGACATTTTTAGCAAATCcaacaaacaaacttttttaacgGAACTTTCTGAAGATTATAAACCTAATAGCACAAGTATTGCTGAAGTTGAAGAACTCTGCGATGGAGACTTCTCCATTTTACCATTTTCGAGGTCTGTCGACGGACGGAATGAACAAACTTCATTGTTTTGTGAACGATTTCAACTTTATAATCCGTGTTCCACAAAAAGTGCTATTGTAAACAATGCTAGTGGTAGCAGCCGTTTTGCTTCGACTAATCAGCGTAGACTTAGTTTGCCGAAGCCAGTTAATTTCGAGGAAAGTAAACCGAAACTACAAAGCACCTTAGATGACGAAGATGATTTTAGCGAACTTACAAATCCGAACATATCGTCGAATCCCGACGAAATTAACATCAGCGGCGACGAAACTTCAAGCAGTGACAGTGGCGTAAccaacgacgacaacaacgaTTGTGACATGACGAAGGCGTCTTTCATTGAAACGCCGTATAAAACGACGGATGATTCAACTTCGGTGGATTGCAAAGAAAGCGGAATAGCGGATGTTTCTTCGGGTGAAGGGTGCAGTGAAAGCACTTGTGGTACAGATGATAAGGACAGCTGTGGAGAAACTCCAATcccgaaaaaaaagtttaaattagtCCGTCGAAATCAGGAGATCTATACCCCCTCTGATGGTATGGAGTAG
- the LOC130651686 gene encoding E3 ubiquitin-protein ligase TRIM56-like, with protein sequence MAAILTKLNRMLECRICLNTYHKPKHLNCGHTFCQDCLDGILIFKKDGSAELHCPLRCSDKTLIGQDQTTSSLPTTYCLTEILDEMRRGDEVDSTSDECKDIKQLSIHSSAKHDAGNGDDCKNINTLTQMSSPNGSYSRRVHDIQPFCEQHKLPSHSVCIECDNMFVCVYCVHRTHKNHKTKSVTDFGFEIRNWFKELIAYRRKNNVALGQLTRKFNEALINLERERKRFVRALEERKLKKMAEYLKILKKEGKKLLKEFDEKTEEFKIEVNAAVNTANTQVEELSDCLSALNSKSDFKLITDKIEIERRIHCIVSLPKYISIFNSHLREIKNEDFLAHPLGELQISICNTSKGNVNELSIFKNFIEQSENSWDYLQLTKDLMASAARLKEYEESRREEDDSCQNKSKRKTCGQYQVGYTSSTSLLEI encoded by the exons ATGGCTGCAATACTAACAAAACTTAATAGAATGTTGGAATGTCGGATTTGTCTTAATACTTATCACAAACCAAAGCATCTTAATTGCGGCCATACGTTTTGCCAAGATTGTCTAGAtggcattttaatttttaaaaaagatggaaGCGCTGAACTTCATTGCCCATTGAGATGTAGCGACAAAACATTGATAGGTCAAGACCAGACAACATCATCATTGCCAACCACATATTGCTTGACTGAAATTTTGGATGAAAT GCGCCGTGGTGATGAAGTTGACTCTACATCAGATGAATGCAAAGATATCAAACAACTATCAATACACTCCAGTGCCAAACATGATGCTGGTAATGGTGACGACTGCAAAAACATAAATACCTTAACCCAAATGTCATCACCCAATGGTAGTTACAGTAGAAGAGTGCACGATATTCAACCATTTTGCGAACAACATAAATTACCTTCCCATAGCGTATGCATTGAGTGTGATAACATGTTTGTGTGTGTGTATTGCGTGCACAGAACACACAAAAACCATAAAACCAAAAGCGTCACTGATTTTGGTTTTGAAATTAGGAACTGGTTTAAGGAACTTATTGCATACCGTCGAAAAAATAATGTCGCATTAGGCCAGTTAACACGAAAGTTTAATGAAGCTTTGATAAATCTAGAGCGTGAGAGAAAAAGATTTGTGCGGGCATTGGAAGAGCGAAAGTTAAAGAAAATGGCAGAGTACCTAAAAATACTGAAGAAAGAAGGAAAAAAGTTGCTGAAAGAATTTGATGAGAAAACGGAGGAGTTTAAAATAGAAGTAAATGCAGCTGTTAATACTGCCAATACTCAAGTAGAAGAATTGTCCGATTGCTTAAGCGCGCTTAATTCAAAAtcagactttaaacttataacaGACAAAATAGAAATTGAACGAAGAATTCACTGTATAGTTTCTTTACCGaaatatatttcaatttttaattcacACCTTCGTGAAATTAAAAATGAGGATTTTCTTGCGCATCCATTAGGCGAACTACAAATTTCAATTTGCAATACAAGTAAAGGCAATGTGAATGAATTGTCTatattcaaaaactttatcgaACAAAGTGAGAATAGTTGGGATTATTTGCAATTGACAAAAGATTTGATGGCTTCAGCTGCTCGTTTGAAAG AGTATGAAGAATCTCGTAGAGAAGAGGACGATTCCTgtcaaaataaatcaaaaag AAAAACGTGTGGACAATACCAAGTTGGATATACAAGTTCCACTTCTCTCTTAGAGATTTAA
- the LOC130651852 gene encoding ankyrin repeat and SOCS box protein 14-like, giving the protein MLTNIRTKFCGNAMSPSSLSPLPTAIQSHQKAYLSKIIEMGNMDQLKSILLIQTNVVEIRNNDGGTLLMEATHYNKPQMVQILIDAGSDVNAVEKNKINAYHYSACVGHENVLQVLIRHDVTNINKAMMYGWTPLHFASKGGHIQCVQLILSVPHINVNIKNNNNETAYDVANNDTVKLLIDGHQKQ; this is encoded by the exons atgcTAACAAATATTCGTACAAAGTTCTGTGGTAATGCGATGTCTCCTTCGTCACTATCCCCTCTTCCCACGGCCATACAGAGCCACCAAAAAGCTT ACCTAAGTAAAATCATCGAGATGGGCAACATGGATCAGCTAAAATCAATTTTGCTAATTCAAACAAATGTGGTTGAAATACGGAACAACGATGGCGGTACACTCTTAATGGAAGCTACTCATTACAATAAACCACAAATGGTCCAAATTTTGATTGATGCTGGTAGTGACGTGAACGCTGTGgaaaagaataaaattaatGCATATCACTACAGCGCATGTGTTGGTCATGAAAATGTCTTACAAGTACTTATTCGTCACGACGTTACAAATATTAACAAGGCAATGATGTACGGTTGGACACCATTGCATTTTGCATCTAAAGGTGGTCATATTCAATGTGTTCAGTTAATCCTGTCTGTACCCCATATTAATGTGAAtatcaaaaacaataataatgaaACTGCTTATGATGTTGCTAATAATGACACTGTCAAACTTTTAATTGATGGACATCAAAAGCAATAA